One Lysinibacillus sp. OF-1 DNA segment encodes these proteins:
- the ligA gene encoding NAD-dependent DNA ligase LigA, protein MNEIEQRVAELNKILHEYGHAYYVLDNPVVADSVYDQLLHELIALEEANPSLIYPDSPTQRVGGAVVEGFKKVTHDYPMLSLSNAFNEADLREFDRKVRQAIGDQFSYVCELKIDGLAISLKYENGVFVQGATRGDGVVGEDITANLKTIRAIPLRLKDPVTIEVRGEAYMPKKSFEKLNTHRADNGEELFANPRNAAAGSLRQLDPKIAASRQLSTFIYAIGGDGELYGIDGHAEMLDYLEGLGFPSNKERQRCSTVEEVMAFIEHWTENRPNLAYEIDGIVIKVDRYAQQDELGYTAKSPRWAIAYKFPAEEVVTTLLTIDLTVGRTGVVTPTAILTPVQVAGTTVQRASLHNEDLIREKDIRLGDTVIIRKAGDIIPQVVGVLIEQRPEDSVPFVMPKNCPVCDSELIRIEGEVALRCVNPACFAQIAESIKYFVSRNAMNIDGLGDKVVEQLLRADLIHDVSDLYHLTVEQLVELERMGEKSATNLVNAIQASKENSMERLLIGLGIRHVGEKAAKIVSEQFGSMEAVMAATEEQLVAIYEIGDKMASSLVEYFSNEDARAVIERLAEAGVNMTYKGKKVEVAKGDSPFAGKTIVLTGKLEQLTRNEAKAKIEELGGTVTGSVSKKTDLVISGADAGSKLTKAEQLGIEVWNEDNLIEQLNLI, encoded by the coding sequence ATGAACGAAATAGAACAGCGTGTAGCGGAGTTAAATAAAATATTGCATGAATATGGTCACGCCTATTATGTGTTAGATAATCCTGTTGTAGCTGATAGTGTATACGATCAATTATTACATGAACTGATCGCATTAGAGGAAGCGAATCCATCACTCATTTATCCCGATTCTCCTACACAGCGTGTTGGTGGAGCAGTGGTTGAGGGCTTTAAAAAAGTAACACATGATTATCCAATGCTTAGTCTTTCAAATGCTTTTAATGAAGCAGATTTACGAGAGTTCGATCGTAAAGTACGTCAGGCAATTGGAGACCAATTTTCTTATGTATGTGAGCTGAAAATAGATGGTTTGGCTATTTCATTGAAATATGAAAATGGCGTGTTTGTACAAGGGGCAACAAGAGGAGATGGTGTTGTAGGCGAAGATATTACAGCCAATTTAAAGACAATCCGAGCGATCCCACTACGTTTAAAAGATCCTGTGACAATCGAAGTACGTGGTGAGGCGTACATGCCAAAAAAATCATTTGAAAAATTAAATACGCACCGTGCTGACAATGGAGAAGAATTATTTGCTAACCCGCGTAATGCGGCTGCTGGCTCACTACGTCAGTTAGACCCAAAAATTGCGGCAAGTCGTCAATTATCAACTTTTATCTATGCTATTGGTGGAGATGGTGAGTTATATGGTATTGATGGGCATGCGGAAATGCTTGATTATTTAGAGGGTCTTGGTTTCCCTTCGAACAAAGAGCGTCAGCGTTGCTCGACAGTTGAAGAGGTCATGGCCTTTATAGAACATTGGACAGAAAACCGTCCGAATTTAGCTTACGAAATTGATGGTATCGTTATCAAAGTAGATCGGTATGCTCAACAAGATGAGCTAGGCTACACCGCCAAAAGTCCACGCTGGGCCATTGCCTACAAATTTCCAGCAGAGGAAGTTGTCACAACATTACTTACTATTGATTTAACAGTAGGACGTACAGGTGTAGTAACACCAACGGCTATTTTAACGCCAGTACAAGTAGCAGGGACGACGGTACAACGTGCATCGTTGCACAATGAAGATTTAATTCGAGAGAAGGATATTCGCCTTGGAGATACAGTCATTATTCGAAAAGCTGGTGATATCATTCCTCAAGTGGTAGGTGTGCTAATAGAGCAACGTCCAGAGGACTCAGTCCCTTTTGTCATGCCAAAAAATTGCCCTGTTTGTGATAGTGAATTGATTCGTATTGAAGGTGAAGTAGCTCTACGCTGTGTAAATCCTGCCTGCTTTGCTCAAATTGCGGAAAGCATAAAATACTTTGTTTCGCGCAATGCGATGAATATTGATGGACTTGGAGATAAAGTAGTAGAGCAATTATTGCGTGCAGATTTAATACATGATGTATCTGATTTATATCATTTAACAGTTGAGCAACTTGTAGAACTAGAACGTATGGGCGAAAAATCTGCAACCAATTTAGTGAATGCCATTCAAGCCTCAAAGGAAAACTCAATGGAACGTTTATTAATAGGTTTAGGTATACGTCATGTTGGTGAAAAGGCAGCTAAAATCGTATCAGAGCAATTTGGTTCGATGGAAGCAGTAATGGCAGCAACAGAGGAACAGCTAGTAGCGATTTATGAAATTGGCGATAAAATGGCTTCTTCGTTAGTAGAGTATTTCTCCAATGAAGATGCACGTGCAGTCATTGAGCGTCTTGCTGAGGCAGGCGTGAATATGACGTATAAAGGTAAAAAAGTAGAAGTGGCTAAAGGTGATAGTCCCTTTGCAGGTAAAACAATTGTTTTAACTGGTAAACTTGAGCAATTGACACGCAACGAAGCAAAGGCGAAAATAGAAGAGTTAGGTGGTACTGTCACAGGCAGTGTCAGCAAAAAAACAGACCTTGTGATCTCAGGAGCAGATGCAGGCTCTAAACTGACAAAGGCTGAGCAATTAGGTATCGAAGTTTGGAATGAAGACAACTTAATTGAACAACTTAACCTCATCTAA
- a CDS encoding heptaprenylglyceryl phosphate synthase, producing MDYLEWRHVFKLDPAKDISDEVLEKICESGTDVILVGGTDDVTLDGVLDLLVRVRRFEVPIALEISTIDAVTPGYDYYFIPTVLNSDDPKWIKNLHHEAIKEYGDIMVWEELVAEGYCILNPDCKVAQVTGAKTDLTIDDVVAYARMAENFFKLPVFYVEYSGMYGNLEVVRAVKNELKHTKLFYGGGITSAKQAKEMAQFADTVVVGNIIYDDLKAALATVKAVKNTL from the coding sequence ATGGATTATTTAGAATGGAGACATGTGTTCAAGCTAGATCCAGCTAAGGACATCTCAGATGAGGTACTAGAAAAAATTTGTGAGTCAGGCACAGATGTCATTTTAGTAGGTGGTACGGATGATGTGACATTAGATGGCGTATTAGATTTGCTTGTTCGTGTACGTCGTTTTGAGGTACCAATAGCGCTTGAAATTTCTACAATTGATGCGGTAACTCCAGGATATGATTATTATTTTATTCCAACGGTATTAAATAGTGATGATCCAAAATGGATTAAAAATTTACATCATGAGGCCATAAAAGAGTACGGAGATATTATGGTGTGGGAAGAGTTGGTAGCAGAAGGATATTGTATTTTAAATCCTGATTGTAAAGTAGCACAAGTAACAGGTGCGAAAACGGATTTAACGATTGACGATGTAGTGGCCTATGCACGCATGGCGGAAAATTTCTTTAAATTGCCAGTATTTTATGTCGAGTACAGCGGGATGTATGGGAATCTAGAGGTAGTTCGCGCAGTGAAAAACGAGCTGAAACATACGAAGCTCTTTTATGGTGGAGGCATAACATCTGCAAAGCAAGCGAAGGAAATGGCACAGTTTGCAGATACGGTAGTAGTTGGAAATATTATATATGATGATTTAAAAGCTGCACTTGCGACTGTTAAGGCTGTTAAAAATACGTTATAA
- the pcrA gene encoding DNA helicase PcrA, whose protein sequence is MEQLTKNLLAGMNPEQERAVKTTDGPLLIMAGAGSGKTRVLTHRIAYLVIEKEVYPSKILAITFTNKAAREMRERIDGVLGNGTGDSMWVSTFHSMCVRILRRNIDQLGISRNFSILDSTDQLSVIKNVMKDENIDPKRFEPRAILNAISAAKNECITADDYAGQMNDKNPYEQTVARVYKGYEKRLRRNQSLDFDDLIMTTITLFKRVPEVLEYYQNKFQYIHVDEYQDTNKSQYLLVQLLAKKFKNICVVGDSDQSIYRWRGADIGNILSFEKDYPNAKVIMLEQNYRSTKRILQAANDVIQNNTTRYPKELRTENAEGEKIALYKAYNEQEEAQFVVQTIQQLIEKENRSFDDFAILYRTNAQSRVMEEVLVKSNMAYQIVGGTKFYDRKEIKDLLAYLRLIANNDDDLSLARIINEPKRSIGATSFEKMARYAIDQDRSIFDAMNDLVFMGLTGKAANSAEQFYAMIKDFTEMQDYLSVTEIVEQVIDKSGYRTMLQNEKTIEAESRLENIEEFLSVTKAFEERSDDKSLIAFLTDLALIADIDALDKEDASKGNIILMTMHAAKGLEFPIVFIIGMEENIFPHSRSLDDQDEMEEERRLMYVGVTRAEERLYLTCAQSRTIFGRSSFNNASRFLGEISEDITESISKAGAESKLPFATNNRSTAGYQKRTLGAIQQTQPATARLQATGGDQFGWKAGDKAIHKKWGTGMVVSVKGEGDSTELDIAFPQPIGIKRLLAQFAPIEKA, encoded by the coding sequence ATGGAACAGTTAACAAAAAATTTACTAGCAGGAATGAATCCTGAACAGGAAAGAGCGGTCAAAACAACTGATGGACCGTTACTTATTATGGCAGGTGCTGGGTCAGGAAAAACACGTGTTTTAACACATCGTATTGCTTATTTAGTGATCGAAAAGGAAGTATATCCATCAAAGATTTTGGCGATTACGTTTACGAATAAAGCAGCACGAGAAATGCGCGAGCGTATTGATGGCGTTCTAGGGAATGGTACCGGCGATAGTATGTGGGTTTCTACTTTCCACTCAATGTGTGTAAGAATTTTACGTCGTAATATCGATCAACTAGGCATATCTCGTAATTTCTCCATTTTAGATTCCACTGATCAGCTATCAGTCATCAAAAATGTGATGAAGGATGAGAATATTGACCCTAAACGTTTTGAGCCGAGAGCGATTTTAAATGCGATTAGTGCAGCGAAAAATGAATGTATTACTGCTGACGATTACGCTGGACAAATGAACGATAAAAACCCTTATGAACAAACCGTTGCACGTGTCTATAAAGGCTATGAAAAAAGACTACGTCGCAATCAATCGCTCGATTTTGATGATTTGATTATGACGACGATTACATTGTTTAAACGTGTGCCTGAAGTGCTCGAATACTATCAAAATAAATTTCAATATATTCATGTAGATGAGTACCAAGATACGAATAAATCTCAATATTTACTTGTACAGTTACTGGCAAAGAAATTTAAAAATATTTGTGTTGTAGGGGACTCCGATCAGTCCATCTATCGATGGCGTGGTGCTGACATTGGCAATATCCTATCTTTTGAAAAGGATTATCCTAACGCCAAGGTCATAATGCTTGAGCAGAATTATCGTTCTACTAAACGCATCCTACAGGCGGCAAATGACGTCATTCAAAATAATACAACACGTTACCCAAAAGAACTGCGCACAGAAAATGCAGAGGGTGAAAAAATTGCCTTATATAAAGCTTATAATGAGCAAGAGGAAGCGCAATTTGTTGTACAAACGATTCAGCAATTAATTGAAAAAGAAAATCGTTCATTTGATGACTTTGCTATTTTATATCGTACGAATGCTCAATCACGTGTGATGGAGGAAGTACTTGTTAAATCCAATATGGCCTATCAAATAGTGGGCGGAACAAAGTTCTATGATCGAAAAGAGATTAAAGACTTACTAGCTTATTTACGACTGATTGCCAATAATGATGATGATTTATCACTGGCACGTATTATTAATGAGCCGAAGCGTAGTATTGGAGCTACATCCTTTGAAAAAATGGCACGCTATGCGATTGATCAGGATCGTTCCATTTTTGATGCGATGAATGATCTTGTATTCATGGGTCTAACTGGGAAAGCAGCAAATTCAGCTGAGCAATTTTATGCAATGATTAAAGACTTTACAGAGATGCAGGATTATTTATCTGTTACTGAAATTGTGGAGCAAGTCATCGATAAATCAGGCTACCGTACAATGCTGCAAAATGAAAAAACAATTGAAGCAGAAAGTCGTCTAGAGAATATTGAAGAGTTTTTATCTGTCACAAAGGCTTTTGAGGAGCGCAGTGATGATAAAAGCTTAATTGCTTTTTTAACAGATTTAGCTCTTATTGCTGATATTGATGCACTAGATAAAGAAGATGCTTCTAAGGGCAATATTATTTTAATGACGATGCATGCCGCTAAAGGCTTAGAATTCCCTATTGTCTTTATTATCGGTATGGAGGAAAATATATTCCCACATTCACGCTCTTTAGACGATCAAGATGAGATGGAAGAGGAACGCCGTCTTATGTATGTTGGCGTGACACGAGCTGAGGAACGTCTCTATTTAACATGTGCACAAAGCCGAACAATTTTTGGTCGTTCAAGCTTTAATAACGCCTCCCGATTCTTAGGTGAAATTTCAGAAGACATTACAGAGTCCATTTCTAAGGCAGGTGCAGAATCAAAGCTACCGTTTGCCACTAATAATCGTTCAACAGCTGGCTATCAAAAGCGCACGCTTGGTGCTATTCAACAAACACAGCCTGCTACAGCTCGTTTACAAGCAACGGGTGGAGATCAATTTGGCTGGAAGGCTGGAGATAAGGCGATTCATAAAAAATGGGGAACGGGTATGGTAGTCAGTGTAAAAGGTGAAGGTGATAGTACAGAGCTTGATATCGCCTTTCCACAACCAATTGGCATAAAACGATTACTAGCTCAATTTGCACCGATTGAAAAAGCGTAA
- the gatA gene encoding Asp-tRNA(Asn)/Glu-tRNA(Gln) amidotransferase subunit GatA yields the protein MTLFERSAKELQAEMKAGNLSIADLTKEAYERIAKLDSDVQAFLASNEEKATAQAAEMDKVPFEERGPLFGLPIGVKDNIVTEGLETTCASKILEGFMPIYDATVVNKLREAGMITVGKLNMDEFAMGSSNENSYYKTTKNPWNLNHVPGGSSGASAAAVAAGEVPFSLGSDTGGSIRQPAAYCGVVGMKPTYGRVSRFGLVAFASSLDQIGPITRNVEDNALLLEAIAGLDPNDSTSANVEVPNYAAALTGDVKGLRIAVPKEFLGEGVGEAARQSVLTALEVLKGLGATVEEVSLPHSKYALAAYYILSSSEASSNLSRFDGIRYGFRAENVTNLMDLYKETRAQGFGDEVKRRIMLGTYSLSAGTYDAYYKKAQQARTLIKADYDKVFEDFDVIIGPTSPTPAFKIGENVDDPMTMYANDILTIPMNLAGVPAISIPCGFENGLPLGLQIIGKYFDEATIYRVAHAFEQATEFHKQVPQMWEGK from the coding sequence ATGACGTTATTTGAACGTTCAGCTAAGGAGTTACAAGCGGAAATGAAAGCAGGTAACTTATCAATCGCTGACTTAACGAAAGAAGCATACGAGCGTATTGCAAAGCTTGACAGCGATGTACAAGCATTCCTTGCTTCAAACGAAGAAAAAGCAACTGCACAAGCTGCTGAAATGGATAAAGTCCCATTTGAAGAGCGTGGACCACTGTTTGGTCTTCCAATCGGTGTGAAAGACAACATCGTAACAGAAGGTTTAGAAACAACTTGTGCCTCTAAAATTCTAGAAGGCTTTATGCCAATTTATGATGCCACTGTTGTCAATAAGTTACGTGAAGCTGGCATGATTACAGTTGGTAAATTAAACATGGACGAGTTTGCAATGGGTTCTTCTAACGAAAACTCATACTATAAAACAACAAAAAATCCATGGAACTTAAACCACGTACCAGGGGGATCTTCAGGTGCATCTGCAGCAGCAGTAGCAGCAGGTGAAGTACCATTCTCTCTTGGTTCAGATACAGGTGGTTCAATCCGTCAACCAGCAGCTTACTGTGGTGTTGTAGGGATGAAGCCTACATATGGTCGTGTATCTCGTTTTGGTCTAGTTGCATTTGCCTCTTCTTTAGATCAAATTGGACCAATTACACGCAACGTTGAAGATAATGCGCTATTATTAGAAGCCATCGCAGGCTTAGATCCAAATGATTCTACATCGGCAAACGTAGAGGTACCAAATTACGCTGCAGCGCTTACTGGTGATGTAAAAGGCTTACGTATTGCTGTACCAAAGGAATTCCTTGGTGAAGGTGTTGGCGAGGCAGCACGTCAATCAGTGCTTACTGCATTAGAGGTATTAAAAGGCCTAGGTGCTACTGTAGAAGAAGTATCACTTCCTCATTCAAAATATGCACTTGCTGCATACTATATCCTTTCTTCATCTGAAGCGTCTTCTAACTTATCTCGTTTCGATGGTATCCGTTATGGTTTCCGTGCAGAAAATGTTACAAATTTGATGGACCTTTATAAAGAAACACGTGCACAAGGTTTTGGTGATGAAGTAAAACGCCGCATCATGCTTGGAACTTACTCACTAAGTGCCGGCACGTATGATGCGTATTATAAAAAAGCGCAACAAGCACGTACACTTATCAAAGCAGACTACGACAAAGTATTTGAAGACTTTGATGTTATCATTGGGCCTACATCCCCAACACCAGCATTTAAAATTGGTGAAAACGTCGATGATCCGATGACAATGTATGCGAACGATATTTTAACAATCCCGATGAACTTAGCTGGAGTACCTGCTATTTCAATTCCATGTGGCTTTGAAAACGGACTACCACTTGGTTTACAAATTATTGGTAAATACTTCGATGAAGCAACTATTTACCGTGTAGCTCATGCTTTTGAACAAGCAACAGAGTTCCATAAACAAGTTCCTCAAATGTGGGAGGGAAAATAA
- a CDS encoding YerC/YecD family TrpR-related protein produces MQIEKIRGHQTDQLFKAVLELKDIEECYKFFDDLCTISEIQSLAQRFEVAHLLRLKKTYESIKKETGASTATISRVRRCFDYGNDTYDEMLGRLYPDEKPFQAPKE; encoded by the coding sequence ATGCAAATCGAAAAAATTCGGGGGCATCAAACAGATCAATTATTTAAAGCCGTGTTAGAGTTGAAAGACATCGAAGAATGCTATAAGTTTTTTGATGATTTATGTACGATTAGTGAAATTCAATCGTTGGCACAACGCTTTGAGGTTGCACATTTATTGCGTTTGAAGAAAACCTATGAATCCATTAAAAAGGAAACAGGAGCAAGTACAGCAACTATTTCACGTGTGCGTCGCTGCTTCGATTATGGGAATGATACATATGATGAAATGTTAGGTCGTTTGTATCCTGATGAAAAACCGTTTCAAGCACCAAAAGAATAG
- a CDS encoding DUF3048 domain-containing protein encodes MFKSKKLWIAMAFSALLIGGCSKDTPKVKEDDDSIVEEETVGEEPVQQPKFVAPLTGEAVLEEITQRPIMVTINNHPAARPQSGLADADVIYEMLAEGNVTRFLAIYQSELPENIGPVRSARSYFIDMAKGFDAFYVAHGYSPEAKTMLDHRIVDHINGMAYDGILFSRSRDRVAPHNSYITSENILKGAEMVGASMNYSEKVLQTFYEPDERGKIGIETSQVDIYYGKNEDFHNSYVYDHQSNHYERQSAGVDTKDMLTGETVSLANVLFFEMDHQTIDDVGRQAIDLTSGGNAYVFQNGYLREVEWTNVNGIPMAVEQSGEPVKLVPGKSWVHFVPSSPGLQAMVKTQP; translated from the coding sequence GTGTTCAAATCAAAGAAATTATGGATTGCAATGGCATTTAGTGCTTTGTTGATCGGTGGATGTTCAAAGGATACACCAAAAGTAAAAGAAGACGATGACTCTATAGTGGAGGAAGAAACGGTTGGGGAGGAGCCTGTTCAACAACCCAAATTCGTGGCTCCACTCACTGGGGAGGCTGTGCTAGAAGAAATTACACAGCGGCCTATTATGGTCACAATTAATAATCATCCAGCAGCACGTCCACAATCTGGATTGGCTGATGCAGATGTCATTTATGAAATGCTTGCGGAAGGCAATGTGACACGCTTTTTAGCAATATACCAAAGTGAGCTACCTGAAAATATTGGTCCAGTTCGAAGTGCACGCTCCTATTTCATTGATATGGCAAAGGGATTTGATGCTTTTTATGTAGCACATGGCTATAGTCCAGAGGCAAAAACGATGCTCGATCATCGTATCGTCGATCATATCAATGGAATGGCTTATGATGGTATACTTTTTAGTCGTTCCAGGGACCGTGTGGCTCCGCATAATTCATATATTACATCCGAAAACATCCTAAAAGGTGCTGAAATGGTAGGCGCTTCAATGAATTACAGTGAAAAAGTACTTCAGACTTTTTATGAACCCGATGAACGTGGTAAAATAGGCATTGAAACAAGTCAAGTTGATATTTACTATGGAAAGAATGAAGATTTCCACAACTCGTATGTGTATGATCATCAAAGTAATCACTATGAACGACAATCGGCTGGCGTGGACACAAAGGATATGTTAACAGGCGAAACAGTATCATTGGCAAATGTACTATTTTTTGAAATGGACCATCAAACCATTGATGATGTTGGTCGCCAAGCAATTGATTTAACGTCTGGTGGAAATGCGTATGTATTTCAAAATGGCTATTTGAGGGAAGTCGAATGGACGAACGTTAATGGAATACCAATGGCTGTAGAGCAATCAGGGGAGCCTGTAAAGCTTGTACCAGGAAAGTCGTGGGTTCATTTCGTACCATCTTCACCAGGGTTACAAGCAATGGTGAAAACGCAGCCTTAA
- the gatC gene encoding Asp-tRNA(Asn)/Glu-tRNA(Gln) amidotransferase subunit GatC, with the protein MAKLTKEEVKHVANLARLAITEEEAEKFAEQLGKITDFAEQLNELDTTNVEPTTHVLPLVNVMREDVAVKGLDREVMMLNVKEQEDGQVKVPAIM; encoded by the coding sequence ATGGCTAAATTAACAAAAGAAGAAGTAAAGCACGTGGCAAATTTAGCACGTCTTGCTATTACAGAAGAAGAAGCAGAGAAATTTGCTGAACAGCTTGGAAAAATTACAGACTTTGCGGAGCAGTTAAATGAGCTAGATACAACGAATGTTGAACCAACAACTCACGTTTTACCACTAGTGAATGTAATGCGTGAAGACGTAGCTGTAAAAGGTTTAGACCGTGAAGTAATGATGTTAAACGTAAAAGAACAAGAAGATGGTCAAGTAAAAGTACCAGCTATCATGTAA
- a CDS encoding CamS family sex pheromone protein, with protein MKSFRLIPAIVAAAMLVGCVPSDKKETELTQETQQKEKAETTIIPSIQIDESYYKTLIPYKESASRGLVVSNIYTKYDMKEVESGLMRLSQNEFDTENYYFQEGQYLAESTVSSWLARSSQTEDGLNPPTTDTMTPEERATKAPVYLSHIVEQNYLTKTNDNKVKLGGISIGLALNSIYYYQKEQYGEYYEKPISEAELVEQGKKMAAEIVSRLRTREELKDVPIVVGLFKQQARNQIIPGSYFSYGIAKAGQNSIAEWEGIDENYVLFPTDDSQDVYRDVSNNFKIFKQDVDKYFSNYTSVIGTGFYRNKQIQNLSIEIPIQFFGKAEIIGFTQYLTGILINQFDNIHVEVSVTSINGPEALIIKKANDKDPYVHVYD; from the coding sequence ATGAAGTCTTTTCGACTCATTCCAGCAATCGTAGCTGCTGCAATGCTAGTCGGCTGTGTACCTTCTGACAAGAAGGAAACAGAGCTTACACAGGAAACGCAACAGAAAGAAAAAGCTGAAACAACAATTATCCCAAGCATACAAATTGATGAATCCTATTATAAGACGCTTATTCCTTATAAAGAGAGTGCAAGCAGAGGTCTTGTTGTGTCTAATATTTATACGAAATATGATATGAAGGAAGTTGAATCTGGTTTAATGCGTCTATCTCAAAATGAGTTTGACACGGAAAACTATTACTTCCAAGAAGGTCAATATTTAGCTGAAAGTACGGTGAGCTCTTGGCTTGCCCGTAGTTCACAAACAGAAGATGGATTAAATCCGCCGACCACAGACACAATGACACCAGAAGAACGGGCAACGAAGGCTCCCGTTTATTTATCCCACATTGTAGAGCAAAATTACTTAACAAAAACGAATGATAATAAAGTGAAATTAGGCGGAATTTCAATAGGTCTTGCCTTAAACTCTATTTATTATTACCAAAAAGAACAGTATGGCGAATATTACGAAAAACCAATTTCAGAAGCTGAACTTGTTGAGCAAGGCAAAAAAATGGCCGCTGAAATTGTTTCCCGTTTACGTACACGCGAAGAGTTAAAAGATGTACCAATTGTTGTTGGTTTGTTTAAGCAGCAAGCTCGCAATCAAATTATTCCAGGGTCATATTTTAGCTATGGTATAGCAAAAGCTGGACAGAACAGTATTGCAGAGTGGGAAGGTATCGATGAAAATTATGTCTTGTTCCCAACTGATGATTCACAGGATGTTTACCGAGATGTCAGCAATAACTTCAAAATTTTTAAGCAAGACGTTGATAAATATTTCTCGAATTATACAAGTGTGATCGGAACAGGCTTCTATCGTAATAAGCAAATACAAAATCTTTCGATTGAAATTCCAATCCAATTTTTCGGTAAAGCAGAAATAATAGGCTTTACGCAATATTTGACGGGTATTCTAATCAATCAATTTGATAATATTCATGTTGAGGTGAGCGTTACTTCTATAAATGGCCCAGAGGCATTAATCATTAAGAAGGCCAATGATAAGGACCCTTACGTGCATGTCTATGATTAA